In one window of Prionailurus bengalensis isolate Pbe53 chromosome B3, Fcat_Pben_1.1_paternal_pri, whole genome shotgun sequence DNA:
- the RPS29 gene encoding 40S ribosomal protein S29: MGHQQLYWSHPRKFGQGSRSCRVCSNRHGLIRKYGLNMCRQCFRQYAKDIGFIKLD; encoded by the exons ATGGGTCACCAGCAGCTCTACTGGAGCCATCCGAGGAAATTTGGCCAGGGTTCTCGTTCTTg CCGCGTCTGCTCAAACCGGCACGGTCTGATCCGGAAATACGGCCTCAACATGTGCCGCCAGTGTTTCCGTCAATACGCGAAGGATATAGGCTTCATTAAG ttggattAA
- the LRR1 gene encoding leucine-rich repeat protein 1, whose translation MLEDPGGGAARREGGTFKAELWSSCRGWLKMKLHCEVEVVSRHLPALGMRNRGKGIRAVLSLCQQTPGSRPRPRAGGERGGPLPTCLVICTLRDKRGTRYELKENIEQFFTKFMDEGKATVRLKEPPVDICLSKANSSSLKSFLSAVRLAHRGCNIEVPLSTFTPVKTSEFEKFKTKMVITSKKDYPLSKNFPYSLEHLQTSYCGLVRVDMRMLCLKNLRKLDLSHNHIKKLPATIGDLIHLQELNLSDNHLESFSVALCQSTLQKSLRSLDLSKNKIKALPVQFCQLRELTDLKLDDNELIRFPFKMGQLTNLRFLSAARNKLPFLPSEFQNLSLEYLDLFGNTFEQPKALPVIMLQTPLTLLESSARAMLYNRIPYGSHIIPFHLCQDLDTAKTCVCGRFCLSCFIQGTTTMNLHSVAHTVVLVDNMGGTEAPVISYFCSLACYVNSCDMLK comes from the exons ATGCTCGAGGACCCCGGCGGCGGCGCTGCGCGGCGGGAAGGGGGCACTTTCAAAGCCGAGTTGTGGAGCTCTTGCCGCGGCTGGCTCAAAATGAAGCTGCACTGCGAGGTCGAGGTAGTCAGTCGGCACTTGCCGGCTTTGGGAATGAGGAACCGGGGCAAGGGCATCCGGGCAGTGTTGAGCCTCTGTCAGCAGACGCCCGGGAGTCGGCCGCGGCCTCGGGCTGGAGGCGAGCGAGGCGGCCCGCTCCCTACCTGCCTGGTCATCTGCACCCTGAGGGACAAGCGCGGGACCCGCTATGAG CTAAAGGAGAACATTGAGCAATTCTTCACCAAATTTATGGATGAGGGGAAAGCTACTGTTCGGTTAAAGGAGCCTCCTGTGGATATCTGTTTAAGTAAG gccAATTCCAGCAGCTTAAAGAGTTTCCTGTCAGCTGTGAGACTCGCTCACAGAGGTTGTAATATTGAGGTACCACTTTCAACCTTCACACCAGTGAAGActtcagaatttgaaaaatttaaaactaaaatggtTATCACATCCAAAAAGGACTATCCTCTAAGCAAGAACTTCCCATATTCTCTGGAACATCTTCAGACTTCTTACTGTGGGCTTGTCCGAGTTGATATGCGTATGCTTTGCTTAAAAAACCTTAGGAAATTAGACTTGAGTCACAACCATATAAAAAAGCTTCCAGCTACAATTGGAGACCTCATCCATCTTCAAGAACTTAACTTGAGTGACAATCACTTGGAATCATTTAGTGTAGCTTTGTGTCAGTCTACACTCCAGAAGTCACTTCGGAGTTTGGATCTCAGCAAGAACAAAATTAAGGCGCTCCCTGTGCAGTTTTGTCAGCTCCGAGAACTTACAGATTTAAAACTTGATGATAATGAATTGATTCGATTTCCTTTCAAGATGGGACAATTGACAAACCTGCGTTTTTTGTCAGCCGCTCGAAATAAGCTTCCATTTTTGCCTAGTGAATTTCAAAATTTATCCCTTGAGTACTTGGATCTTTTTGGAAATACTTTTGAACAACCAAAAGCCCTTCCAGTTATAATGCTGCAAACGCCATTAACTTTATTGGAATCCTCTGCACGAGCCATGTTATATAATAG gaTTCCATATGGCTCTCATATCATTCCTTTTCATCTTTGCCAAGATTTGGATACTGCTAAAACCTGTGTCTGTGGAAGATTCTGTCTAAGCTGTTTTATTCAGGGAACTACTACCATGAATCTACACTCTGTTGCTCACACTGTGGTCTTAGTGGATAATATGGGTGGTACTGAAGCACCTGTTATCTCTTACTTCTGTTCTCTAGCCTGTTACGTAAATTCCTGTGATATGTTAAAGTAA
- the RPL36AL gene encoding 60S ribosomal protein L36a-like — MVNVPKTRRTFCKKCGKHQPHKVTQYKKGKDSLYAQGKRRYDRKQSGYGGQTKPIFRKKAKTTKKIVLRLECVEPNCRSKRMLAIKRCKHFELGGDKKRKGQVIQF; from the coding sequence ATGGTCAATGTTCCGAAAACCCGAAGGACTTTCTGTAAGAAGTGTGGAAAGCATCAGCCTCACAAAGTGACCCAGTATAAGAAGGGCAAGGATTCCCTGTATGCCCAGGGAAAGAGGCGCTACGATCGGAAGCAGAGTGGCTATGGTGGGCAGACGAAGCCAATTTTCCGGAAGAAGGCTAAAACCACAAAGAAGATTGTGCTGAGGCTTGAATGTGTCGAACCTAACTGCAGGTCCAAGAGGATGCTGGCCATTAAAAGATGCAAGCATTTTGAACTGGGaggagataagaagagaaagggcCAAGTGATCCAGTTCTAA
- the MGAT2 gene encoding alpha-1,6-mannosyl-glycoprotein 2-beta-N-acetylglucosaminyltransferase, producing MRFRIYKRKVLILTLVVAACGFVLWSSNGRQRKNEALAPPLLDAEPARGAGGRGGDHSAVSVGIRRVSNESAAPLVPAAPQPEADNLTLRYRSLVYQLNFDQTLRNVDKAGSWTPRELVLVVQVHNRPDYLRLLLDSLRKAQGIDSVLVIFSHDFWSTEINQLIAGVDFCPVLQVFFPFSIQLYPNEFPGSDPRDCPRDLEKNAALKMGCINAEYPDSFGHYREAKFSQTKHHWWWKLHFVWERVKVLRDYAGLILFLEEDHYLAPDFYHVFKKMWKLKQQECPECDVLSLGTYTASRSFHGIADKVDVKTWKSTEHNMGLALTRDAYQKLIECTDTFCTYDDYNWDWTLQYLTVSCLPKFWKVLVPQVPRIFHAGDCGMHHKKTCRPSTQSAQIESLLNNNKQYLFPDTLTISEKFVAAISPPRKNGGWGDIRDHELCKSYRRLQ from the coding sequence ATGAGGTTCCGCATCTACAAGCGGAAGGTGCTGATCCTGACGCTCGTGGTGGCCGCCTGCGGCTTCGTCCTCTGGAGCAGCAATGGGCGACAAAGGAAAAACGAGGCCCTCGCCCCGCCGCTGCTGGACGCCGAGCCCGCGCGAGGTGCGGGCGGCCGGGGCGGGGACCATTCGGCTGTGTCCGTGGGCATCCGCCGGGTCTCCAACGAGTCGGCGGCTCCGCTGGTCCCCGCGGCCCCGCAGCCCGAGGCGGACAACCTGACGCTGCGGTACAGGTCCCTGGTGTACCAGCTGAACTTCGACCAGACGCTGAGGAATGTAGATAAGGCCGGCTCCTGGACCCCTCGAGAGCTGGTGCTGGTGGTCCAGGTGCATAACCGGCCCGATTACCTCAGACTGCTGCTGGACTCCCTCCGGAAAGCCCAGGGCATCGACAGCGTCCTCGTCATCTTTAGCCATGACTTCTGGTCGACAGAAATCAATCAACTGATCGCTGGGGTGGATTTCTGTCCGGTTCTGCAGGTGTTCTTTCCTTTCAGCATTCAGTTGTACCCCAACGAGTTTCCAGGCAGCGACCCCAGAGATTGCCCCCGAGACCTGGAGAAGAATGCAGCTTTGAAGATGGGATGCATTAATGCTGAGTATCCCGACTCCTTTGGCCATTATAGAGAGGCCAAGTTCTCCCAAACCAAACACCATTGGTGGTGGAAGCTGCATTTTGTATGGGAAAGGGTCAAAGTTCTTCGAGACTATGCTGGCCTCATACTTTTCCTAGAGGAGGATCACTACTTAGCCCCAGACTTTTACCATGTCTTCAAAAAGATGTGGAAGTTAAAGCAGCAAGAGTGTCCTGAGTGTGATGTTCTCTCCCTGGGGACCTATACGGCCAGTCGCAGTTTCCATGGCATTGCTGACAAGGTAGACGTGAAAACTTGGAAATCCACAGAGCACAATATGGGTCTAGCCTTGACCCGGGATGCCTATCAGAAGTTGATTGAGTGCACGGACACTTTCTGTACTTACGATGATTATAACTGGGACTGGACTCTTCAATATTTAACTGTATCCTGTCTTCCAAAATTCTGGAAAGTGCTGGTTCCTCAAGTTCCTAGGATATTTCATGCTGGAGACTGTGGTATGCACCACAAGAAAACCTGTAGACCATCCACCCAGAGTGCCCAAATTGAGTCACTCTTAAATAATAACAAACAGTACTTGTTTCCAGACACTCTAACTATCAGTGAGAAGTTTGTGGCAGCCATTTCCCCACCTAGGAAAAATGGAGGGTGGGGAGATATTAGGGACCATGAACTCTGTAAAAGTTATAGAAGACTGCAGTGA